One Leisingera sp. M658 genomic window carries:
- a CDS encoding GNAT family N-acetyltransferase encodes MFDSAPDPDMPAAATTRPQLRALQQSPEFARALMACGQDPLILDEAQNLLVLHRRLPGGLRLAMVNRADLSNPAPLMPALRRHGLGRTPLILSPETPTPQLARLGAVPLVTPAHAALWDLTEDPEQRRAALHQKWRNRLNHGESQGLRLTRQNLPHDPRHWLFAADAKQQSARGYRSWPIALTLAYARENKGQAKLFQAFEGKDPVAAILILTHGSSATYHIAHTTARGKQLSAHPLLMWEAASWLATKGICRLDLGLIDTSRAAGLARFKLGTGAKAHRLGGTWGLWPPLGRLLRPLALLDRQQMGA; translated from the coding sequence ATGTTCGACAGCGCCCCCGATCCCGATATGCCCGCAGCGGCAACCACCCGCCCGCAGCTCCGCGCGCTCCAGCAATCGCCGGAATTTGCCCGTGCGCTGATGGCCTGCGGACAGGACCCGCTGATACTGGATGAAGCGCAGAACCTGCTGGTCCTGCACCGCCGCCTGCCCGGCGGGCTGCGCCTGGCGATGGTGAACCGGGCGGATCTGAGCAACCCCGCCCCCCTGATGCCAGCCTTACGCAGGCACGGCCTGGGCCGCACCCCGCTGATCCTGTCGCCGGAAACACCGACCCCGCAGCTCGCCCGCCTTGGCGCGGTGCCGCTTGTCACCCCGGCGCATGCTGCGCTTTGGGATCTGACCGAAGATCCGGAGCAGCGCCGCGCAGCCCTGCACCAGAAATGGCGCAACCGGTTGAACCACGGCGAATCCCAGGGCCTGCGCCTCACCCGCCAGAACCTGCCGCACGACCCGCGCCACTGGCTGTTTGCAGCCGACGCCAAACAGCAATCCGCGCGCGGCTACCGCAGCTGGCCCATCGCCCTCACCCTTGCCTATGCGCGTGAAAACAAGGGCCAGGCCAAACTGTTCCAGGCGTTCGAGGGCAAAGACCCGGTCGCCGCCATCCTGATCCTCACCCATGGCAGCAGCGCCACCTACCACATCGCCCATACCACCGCGCGCGGCAAACAGCTCAGCGCCCATCCCCTGCTGATGTGGGAGGCCGCATCCTGGCTCGCCACCAAGGGCATCTGCCGCCTCGACCTTGGCCTGATTGACACAAGCCGCGCCGCTGGGCTTGCCCGGTTCAAACTCGGCACCGGCGCCAAGGCGCACCGCCTGGGCGGAACCTGGGGCCTTTGGCCGCCGTTGGGCCGCCTCTTACGTCCCCTGGCGCTGCTGGACCGGCAGCAAATGGGCGCCTGA
- the tyrS gene encoding tyrosine--tRNA ligase → MTYTPKSDFVAVMMERGFLADCTDYQGLDDALISGVRPAYIGFDATAKSLHVGSLIQIMMLRWFQKTGHQPITLMGGGTTKVGDPSFRADERPLLTEAQIDDNIAGIKKVFSAYIDYDTDAPNKALMLNNAEWLDGLNYLEFLRDIGRHFSVNRMLAFESVKSRLDREQSLSFLEFNYMILQAYDFMELNNRYGCILQMGGSDQWGNIVNGIDLTRRTIEHEVYGLTSPLLTTSDGKKMGKSQDGAVWLNAEMRSPYEFWQFWRNTTDADVGRFLKLYTELPVDECERLGALAGSEVNAAKVILANEVTTLLHGAGAATAAEATAREVFEKGGVGDDLPTLSLTPADLGDGISIVQLIVKSGLAKSGKDAKRLISENGAKIDDQPLTDAGLMIDAGALSSPIKLSAGKKRHALVRLDG, encoded by the coding sequence ATGACCTACACACCGAAATCGGATTTCGTCGCAGTCATGATGGAACGCGGGTTCCTCGCGGACTGCACCGATTATCAAGGGCTGGATGACGCCCTGATCAGCGGTGTGCGCCCGGCCTATATCGGCTTTGATGCGACAGCGAAGTCATTGCATGTCGGCTCGCTGATCCAGATCATGATGCTGCGCTGGTTCCAGAAGACCGGCCACCAGCCGATCACCCTGATGGGCGGCGGCACCACCAAGGTGGGCGACCCCTCCTTTCGCGCCGATGAACGCCCGCTGCTGACTGAGGCGCAGATCGACGACAATATCGCCGGCATCAAAAAGGTGTTCTCGGCCTATATCGACTATGACACTGACGCGCCAAACAAGGCACTGATGCTGAACAACGCCGAATGGCTGGACGGTCTGAACTATCTGGAATTCCTGCGCGACATCGGCCGCCACTTCTCGGTCAACCGGATGCTGGCGTTTGAAAGCGTGAAATCACGCCTCGACCGCGAGCAATCTCTGTCGTTCCTCGAATTCAACTACATGATCCTGCAGGCCTATGACTTCATGGAGCTGAACAACCGCTACGGCTGCATCCTGCAGATGGGCGGCTCGGATCAATGGGGCAATATCGTCAATGGTATCGACCTCACCCGCCGCACCATCGAGCATGAGGTCTATGGCCTCACCTCGCCGCTGCTGACCACATCGGACGGCAAGAAGATGGGCAAATCGCAGGACGGCGCGGTCTGGCTGAATGCCGAAATGCGCAGCCCGTATGAGTTCTGGCAATTCTGGCGCAACACCACCGACGCCGACGTGGGCCGCTTCCTGAAGCTTTATACCGAGCTGCCGGTTGATGAGTGCGAGCGCCTGGGCGCGCTGGCAGGGTCCGAGGTCAACGCCGCCAAGGTGATCCTGGCGAATGAGGTGACCACGCTGCTGCACGGTGCCGGGGCCGCCACCGCGGCCGAAGCCACCGCCCGCGAAGTGTTTGAGAAGGGCGGAGTGGGCGACGACCTCCCGACCCTGTCGCTCACTCCGGCGGATCTGGGTGACGGGATTTCCATTGTGCAGCTGATCGTGAAATCCGGCCTCGCCAAATCCGGCAAGGACGCCAAACGGCTGATTTCCGAGAACGGTGCCAAAATCGACGACCAGCCGCTGACCGATGCCGGCCTGATGATCGACGCAGGCGCGCTCTCTTCGCCAATCAAACTGAGCGCCGGCAAGAAACGCCACGCGCTGGTGCGGCTGGACGGCTGA
- a CDS encoding anhydro-N-acetylmuramic acid kinase, translating to MSRAIAKTGPVRALGAMSGTSLDGVDAAVVVTDGACIHGFGESSYREYTEAERSVLRAGLGKWTGPEVEAATEVCDAAHAAALAEFEDVEIIGFHGQTLAHAPRLQGTLQVGDGAALAERLGKPVVWDFRSDDVSMGGEGAPLAPFFHFACAKYIGAERPLCFLNLGGVGNLTYVDPRFERAEEPGALLAFDTGPANAPVNDLVQERLGIPWDADGKVARSGTVETGALELFLAEPYFARMPPKSLDRNDFDEMVGLVKELNDSDAAATLIAMCAASVAQGMEHCPEPPEVVLVTGGGRRNPVLMQMLRVSLDCAVKPVEDAGLDGDMLEAQAFAHLAVRVARGMATSCPGTTGVRACVGGGVVSVPGA from the coding sequence ATGAGCAGGGCCATAGCAAAAACAGGCCCGGTGCGGGCGCTGGGAGCGATGAGCGGCACTTCGCTGGACGGGGTGGATGCCGCCGTGGTGGTGACCGATGGCGCGTGCATTCACGGATTTGGCGAGAGCAGTTACCGCGAGTACACCGAAGCCGAGCGTAGTGTGCTGCGGGCAGGGCTGGGCAAATGGACCGGGCCGGAGGTTGAGGCCGCAACTGAGGTTTGCGATGCGGCCCATGCGGCGGCGCTGGCAGAGTTCGAGGACGTGGAGATCATCGGCTTTCATGGCCAGACCCTGGCCCATGCGCCGCGGCTGCAGGGTACGCTGCAGGTGGGCGATGGGGCGGCTCTGGCCGAACGTCTTGGCAAGCCGGTGGTCTGGGATTTCCGCTCTGACGATGTGTCGATGGGCGGAGAGGGTGCGCCGCTGGCGCCGTTCTTTCACTTTGCCTGCGCCAAATACATCGGCGCCGAACGGCCGCTGTGCTTCCTGAACCTGGGCGGGGTTGGCAATCTTACCTATGTGGATCCGCGGTTTGAGCGGGCCGAGGAACCCGGCGCGCTGCTGGCGTTTGACACCGGCCCGGCCAATGCACCGGTCAATGATCTGGTGCAGGAGCGGCTTGGCATTCCCTGGGACGCGGATGGCAAGGTGGCGCGCTCCGGCACCGTGGAGACCGGTGCTTTGGAGCTGTTTCTGGCCGAGCCGTATTTTGCAAGAATGCCGCCCAAGTCACTGGATAGGAACGATTTTGACGAGATGGTCGGGTTGGTGAAGGAGTTGAATGACTCGGACGCCGCGGCGACCTTGATCGCCATGTGCGCGGCCAGCGTGGCGCAGGGGATGGAGCATTGCCCGGAGCCGCCGGAGGTGGTGCTGGTCACTGGCGGCGGGCGGCGCAACCCGGTGCTGATGCAGATGCTGCGGGTGTCGCTGGACTGTGCGGTGAAACCTGTCGAGGACGCAGGCCTGGACGGCGACATGCTGGAGGCGCAGGCCTTTGCCCATCTGGCGGTGCGGGTGGCGCGGGGGATGGCGACATCCTGCCCCGGCACCACTGGTGTGCGCGCCTGCGTCGGCGGCGGGGTGGTGAGCGTGCCGGGGGCGTAA
- a CDS encoding fatty acid desaturase — translation MPAPMDHTTLIKSLPPETKASLTTRSDAAGLQHLALYLAALAACTTGLALQVPFWPLLLLPQGVLLVFLFTLSHECTHQTPFRSKWLNEAAGHVCALAMALPFVWFRYFHLAHHKFTNDPERDPELEQGPRPETLSQWLKYLSGWGYWRGMAGTLWGNAFGTIDAPYLPERRHAHMRLEARVLLIVYTAALLTLLVSPLVLRLWLVPLLIGQPFLRAYLLAEHGLCPPVANMLENSRTTFTNRLVRFLAWNMPYHAEHHAFPNVPFYQLPAFHAITQAHLKSASGGYAEFTSDYLRQISH, via the coding sequence ATGCCTGCACCTATGGACCACACCACCCTTATCAAGTCGCTGCCGCCGGAGACCAAAGCGTCCTTGACCACCCGTTCCGATGCTGCAGGGCTGCAGCATCTTGCGCTGTACCTTGCCGCTTTGGCTGCCTGCACCACGGGCCTTGCGCTGCAAGTGCCCTTCTGGCCGCTTCTGCTGCTGCCGCAGGGGGTGCTGCTGGTCTTCCTGTTCACCCTCAGCCACGAATGCACCCACCAGACCCCGTTCCGCAGCAAGTGGCTGAACGAGGCCGCAGGCCATGTCTGCGCCCTGGCCATGGCGCTGCCTTTTGTTTGGTTCCGCTACTTTCACCTGGCGCATCACAAGTTCACCAACGACCCCGAACGCGACCCCGAGCTGGAACAAGGACCGCGCCCCGAGACCCTTTCCCAATGGCTGAAATACCTCAGCGGCTGGGGTTATTGGCGCGGCATGGCAGGGACCCTCTGGGGCAACGCCTTTGGCACCATTGATGCGCCGTACCTGCCGGAACGCCGCCATGCGCACATGCGGCTGGAGGCGCGGGTGCTGTTAATCGTCTACACAGCCGCCCTGCTGACCCTGCTGGTGTCACCACTGGTTTTGCGGTTGTGGCTTGTGCCGCTGCTGATCGGCCAGCCGTTCCTGCGCGCCTATCTGTTGGCAGAACACGGGCTCTGCCCGCCAGTTGCCAACATGCTGGAGAACTCCCGCACCACCTTCACCAACCGGTTGGTGCGCTTTCTGGCCTGGAACATGCCTTATCACGCCGAGCATCATGCTTTTCCAAATGTGCCTTTCTACCAGCTGCCCGCTTTTCATGCCATCACACAGGCGCACCTGAAGTCGGCTTCGGGCGGGTATGCGGAGTTCACATCAGACTACCTCCGGCAGATCTCCCACTGA
- a CDS encoding cupin domain-containing protein has translation MTADQIIEHLGLQQHPEGGWYRETWRAGNEGRPAGTCIYFLLKDGENSHWHRVDATEIWLFHAGAPLVLSVAETREGPAQDHILTPDLTKGAPQQIVPKGHWQAARTTGDCTLVSCTVSPGFQFEGFELAAPGFDIPRG, from the coding sequence GTGACGGCAGATCAGATCATCGAACATTTGGGCTTGCAGCAGCACCCCGAGGGCGGATGGTACCGGGAAACCTGGCGGGCCGGGAATGAAGGCCGCCCCGCAGGCACCTGTATTTACTTTCTTTTAAAGGACGGCGAAAACAGCCATTGGCACCGGGTCGATGCAACGGAGATCTGGCTTTTCCACGCCGGTGCACCGCTGGTGCTGTCGGTGGCGGAGACAAGGGAAGGCCCGGCACAAGACCACATCCTGACCCCTGATCTGACCAAAGGCGCGCCGCAGCAGATCGTGCCCAAAGGTCACTGGCAGGCGGCCCGCACAACCGGGGACTGCACATTGGTAAGCTGCACCGTCTCGCCCGGGTTCCAGTTCGAAGGATTCGAACTTGCTGCGCCTGGCTTTGACATCCCGCGTGGCTGA
- a CDS encoding YdiU family protein produces the protein MAFTFPFDNTYAALPGQFYSKLAPEAVKAPRLIAFNEDLARVMGIIPGEGAEMAAVFGGNKVPEGADPLAQLYAGHQFGTYNPQLGDGRAILLGETVGTDGKRRDIQLKGSGRTPYSRSGDGRAWLGPVLREYVVSEAMHALGIPTTRALAAVETGETVWREGGLPGAVLTRVASSHLRVGTFQIFAARGDKHSLRQLTDYAIARHYPNADGPMGLLRAVRDAQAKLIAAWMGVGFIHGVMNTDNSAISGETIDYGPCAFMDVYHPNTVFSSIDRGRRYAYANQPNVAVWNLAQLATALIQQLDDPQASVEEATEIVHAMPQLTEDAWLARFRAKLGITSAQENDLELVTGLLERMAENKSDFTNSFRALAAGTARDQFTDPAAYDSWAEGWQARLADEPDPQAVMRAANPAFIPRNHRIEEMIAGAVAGDYALFHRLNTVLVSPYKNQPEHADLQRPPAPEEVVQATFCGT, from the coding sequence ATGGCATTCACGTTCCCCTTTGATAACACATATGCTGCCCTGCCGGGGCAGTTCTACTCCAAACTGGCGCCAGAGGCGGTGAAGGCGCCGAGGCTGATTGCCTTCAACGAGGATCTGGCCCGGGTGATGGGCATAATCCCGGGTGAGGGGGCAGAGATGGCGGCGGTCTTTGGCGGCAACAAAGTGCCCGAGGGGGCGGACCCGCTGGCGCAGCTCTACGCCGGGCACCAGTTCGGCACTTATAATCCGCAGCTTGGCGACGGCCGGGCGATCCTGCTGGGTGAGACGGTGGGAACCGACGGCAAGCGCCGGGATATCCAGCTGAAAGGCTCCGGGCGCACGCCCTATTCCCGCAGCGGCGATGGCCGTGCCTGGCTGGGCCCGGTGCTGCGCGAATATGTGGTGAGCGAGGCAATGCATGCGCTTGGCATCCCGACCACCCGCGCGCTGGCGGCAGTTGAGACGGGCGAGACTGTCTGGCGCGAGGGCGGTTTGCCCGGTGCGGTGCTGACCCGGGTGGCCTCCAGCCATCTGCGGGTGGGGACGTTTCAGATCTTCGCGGCGCGCGGCGACAAACACAGCCTTCGGCAGCTGACGGACTATGCGATTGCCCGCCACTACCCGAATGCGGATGGTCCTATGGGTCTGCTGCGTGCGGTGCGTGATGCGCAGGCCAAGCTGATTGCGGCCTGGATGGGCGTGGGCTTTATCCACGGGGTGATGAACACTGACAATTCCGCGATCTCGGGCGAGACAATCGACTATGGCCCTTGCGCCTTCATGGATGTTTACCATCCGAATACGGTGTTTTCCTCGATCGACCGCGGGCGGCGTTATGCCTATGCCAACCAGCCCAATGTTGCAGTGTGGAACCTGGCGCAGCTGGCCACCGCGCTGATCCAGCAGCTGGACGACCCGCAGGCAAGCGTCGAAGAGGCGACCGAAATCGTTCATGCGATGCCGCAGCTGACCGAGGACGCATGGCTGGCCCGGTTCCGGGCCAAACTGGGGATCACCTCGGCACAGGAAAATGATCTTGAGCTGGTCACGGGCCTGCTGGAGCGGATGGCGGAAAACAAGAGCGATTTCACCAACAGTTTCAGGGCGCTGGCGGCGGGCACGGCGCGCGATCAATTCACCGATCCGGCGGCATATGACAGCTGGGCCGAAGGCTGGCAGGCGCGGCTGGCGGATGAGCCGGACCCGCAAGCGGTGATGCGGGCCGCCAACCCGGCCTTCATCCCGCGCAACCACCGCATCGAAGAGATGATCGCGGGCGCCGTGGCGGGAGACTATGCGCTGTTCCACCGGCTGAACACGGTTCTGGTCAGCCCGTATAAGAACCAGCCGGAACACGCAGACCTGCAGCGTCCGCCAGCGCCGGAGGAAGTGGTGCAGGCGACTTTCTGCGGAACCTGA
- a CDS encoding endonuclease/exonuclease/phosphatase family protein: MPNQPPQDTLRVATYNIQKCIGLDLRRRPERILQVIAGLAADVVVLQEADKRLPPRPAALPHFLVAETGWQAADLGGAGSLGWHGNAVLFRNGAQLQAKGHIVLPGLEPRGAVWVQLKTVLGPVRVIGAHLGLTGRARREQMRALAHAAKREDSAVVLAGDFNEWSRGAVLEHITPALTFLPPKASFPALRPLGALDRIAYCKRLKAVAHGVHGARPAHIASDHLPVWADLQAV, from the coding sequence ATGCCCAATCAACCGCCGCAGGATACGCTGCGGGTTGCCACATACAATATTCAGAAATGTATCGGTCTGGACCTGCGCCGCCGGCCGGAGCGCATCTTGCAGGTGATCGCCGGACTGGCTGCGGACGTGGTGGTGCTGCAGGAGGCCGACAAGCGCCTGCCGCCGCGGCCCGCGGCGCTGCCGCATTTTCTGGTCGCGGAAACCGGCTGGCAGGCGGCGGACCTGGGCGGCGCGGGATCCCTGGGCTGGCACGGCAATGCGGTGCTGTTCCGGAATGGCGCGCAGTTGCAGGCCAAAGGCCATATTGTTTTGCCGGGGCTGGAGCCGCGCGGCGCGGTCTGGGTTCAGCTGAAGACGGTTTTGGGGCCGGTGCGGGTGATTGGCGCGCATCTGGGACTGACAGGACGGGCGCGGCGTGAACAGATGCGTGCCTTGGCCCATGCGGCAAAGCGCGAGGACAGCGCGGTGGTGCTGGCGGGGGATTTCAATGAGTGGTCGCGGGGGGCGGTGCTGGAGCATATCACTCCGGCGCTGACTTTCCTGCCGCCCAAGGCGAGCTTTCCGGCGCTGCGGCCCCTGGGGGCACTGGATCGGATTGCGTATTGCAAGCGGTTGAAAGCCGTTGCGCATGGGGTGCATGGGGCACGGCCTGCGCATATTGCCTCGGACCATTTGCCGGTCTGGGCGGATTTGCAGGCGGTGTGA
- a CDS encoding DEAD/DEAH box helicase translates to MTEFSTMGLPEKLLTRLQDLGLNDPTPIQARAIPHALNGQDVLGLAQTGTGKTAAFGVPLIAQMMQYGRKPAANTVRGLVLAPTRELANQIAATLKGLTENTPMKVGLVVGGVSINPQISRIAKGTDILVATPGRLIDILDRGALDLGSCDFLVLDEADQMLDLGFIHTLRKIAALLPTERQTMLFSATMPKQMNEIANSYLQSPVRIEVSPPGKAADKVTQSVHFIAKAEKLSLLKELLADHKDERALVFGRTKHGMEKLMKVLDKAGFAAAAIHGNKSQGQRERALAAFKSGDIKVLVATDVAARGLDIPDVKHVYNYELPNVPDAYVHRIGRTARAGKDGAAIAFCSPDEMEELKAIQKVMKTTIPVASGRAWEALPDPAAAGKPGGRPGARRGGGGFGGGKPGGQRRRGGGGSGGQGKPQGASNGQRGGQKQRAR, encoded by the coding sequence GTGACTGAATTTTCGACCATGGGGCTTCCTGAAAAGCTCCTCACCCGGCTCCAGGACCTGGGCCTCAATGATCCCACCCCGATCCAGGCCCGCGCTATTCCGCATGCCTTGAACGGTCAGGACGTGCTGGGCCTGGCCCAGACCGGCACCGGCAAGACCGCCGCATTTGGCGTGCCGCTGATTGCGCAGATGATGCAATACGGCCGCAAGCCCGCCGCCAACACCGTGCGCGGCCTGGTGCTGGCGCCGACCCGCGAATTGGCCAACCAGATCGCCGCGACCCTGAAAGGCCTCACCGAAAACACTCCGATGAAGGTCGGCCTGGTGGTCGGCGGCGTGTCCATCAACCCGCAGATCTCCCGCATTGCCAAGGGCACCGACATCCTGGTCGCCACTCCTGGCCGCCTGATCGACATCCTTGACCGCGGCGCGCTGGATCTGGGTTCCTGCGACTTCCTGGTGCTGGACGAGGCCGACCAGATGCTGGACCTCGGCTTCATCCACACCCTGCGCAAGATCGCGGCCCTGCTGCCCACCGAGCGTCAGACCATGCTGTTTTCGGCCACCATGCCCAAGCAGATGAACGAGATCGCCAACTCCTACCTGCAAAGCCCGGTCCGCATCGAAGTCTCGCCTCCGGGCAAGGCCGCCGACAAGGTCACCCAGTCGGTGCATTTCATCGCCAAGGCGGAAAAGCTAAGCCTGCTGAAAGAGCTGCTGGCCGACCACAAGGACGAGCGCGCACTGGTCTTCGGCCGCACCAAACACGGCATGGAAAAGCTGATGAAGGTGCTGGACAAAGCAGGCTTTGCCGCCGCGGCCATTCACGGCAACAAATCCCAGGGCCAGCGCGAGCGCGCCCTTGCCGCCTTTAAGTCCGGCGACATCAAGGTTCTGGTCGCCACCGATGTGGCTGCCCGCGGGTTGGACATCCCGGACGTGAAACACGTCTACAACTACGAGCTGCCCAATGTGCCGGACGCCTATGTGCACCGCATTGGCCGCACCGCGCGCGCAGGCAAGGATGGCGCTGCGATTGCATTTTGCTCGCCGGATGAAATGGAAGAACTGAAGGCGATCCAGAAGGTGATGAAAACCACCATCCCTGTCGCCTCGGGCCGCGCCTGGGAGGCTTTGCCGGATCCGGCGGCGGCTGGTAAACCCGGCGGCCGTCCTGGCGCACGCCGCGGCGGCGGCGGTTTCGGCGGCGGCAAACCCGGCGGCCAGCGCCGCCGCGGCGGCGGTGGCTCGGGTGGCCAAGGCAAGCCCCAGGGCGCAAGCAACGGCCAGCGCGGCGGCCAAAAACAGCGCGCGCGCTAA
- a CDS encoding Fur family transcriptional regulator codes for MPKPIIARCEAKGLRMTGQRRVIAQVLQDSGDHPDVEELYARASAMDAAISIATVYRTVKLFEEAGILERLEFGDGRARYEDAERDHHDHLIDMNTGEVIEFCDPEIEELQERIARKLGYELRGHKLELYGVPRKAE; via the coding sequence ATGCCAAAGCCGATTATCGCCCGTTGCGAAGCCAAGGGGCTGCGCATGACCGGCCAGCGCCGGGTGATTGCCCAGGTTCTGCAGGACAGCGGCGATCACCCGGATGTAGAGGAGCTGTATGCCCGCGCCAGCGCGATGGATGCAGCGATTTCCATCGCCACCGTCTATCGCACGGTGAAGCTGTTCGAGGAGGCGGGCATTCTGGAGCGGCTGGAGTTCGGCGACGGGCGCGCGCGCTATGAGGATGCCGAGCGGGATCACCACGACCATCTGATCGATATGAACACCGGCGAGGTGATTGAGTTCTGCGACCCCGAGATCGAGGAGCTGCAGGAGCGGATCGCCCGCAAGCTGGGCTATGAGCTGCGCGGGCATAAGCTGGAGCTGTACGGGGTGCCGCGCAAGGCGGAGTAG
- a CDS encoding DMT family transporter: protein MNNLHGILLVIASMAFFTLEDMFIKRLSGTLPVGQILIFLGLGSGLVFAVMAKMQGHRLMAARAWRKKPVMRAAMEAVSAMGFASALALVDISTVAAVFQATPLVITMGAALFLKEDVGWRRWLAICVGFAGVLLIIRPGLDGFEPAALLVVVAVLGVAARDLMTRTMDAGVPSTVLSFQAFMAVIPAGALLLIFTLGDAQALAGGEWMMMAGGVLFGVLGYYGIVTAMRVGDASAVTPFRYTRLLFSILAGVIVFGERPDTLTLAGSALIIASGLYTFVREQRLARRARRAAAAAAAA, encoded by the coding sequence ATGAACAACCTGCATGGTATTCTGCTGGTCATTGCTTCGATGGCTTTTTTCACGCTTGAAGACATGTTCATCAAGCGTCTGTCGGGCACCCTGCCGGTGGGCCAGATCCTGATATTCCTGGGGCTGGGCAGCGGGCTTGTCTTTGCGGTCATGGCCAAGATGCAAGGGCACCGGCTGATGGCGGCGCGGGCCTGGCGCAAAAAACCGGTGATGCGGGCTGCCATGGAAGCTGTGTCGGCTATGGGGTTTGCCTCGGCTTTGGCGCTGGTGGATATCTCGACCGTGGCCGCGGTGTTTCAGGCAACGCCTTTGGTGATCACCATGGGGGCGGCGCTGTTTCTGAAAGAGGATGTGGGCTGGCGGCGCTGGCTGGCGATCTGCGTGGGCTTTGCTGGCGTTCTGCTGATTATCCGGCCCGGATTGGACGGGTTTGAACCGGCCGCACTGCTGGTTGTTGTGGCAGTGCTGGGGGTCGCGGCACGTGATCTGATGACCCGCACAATGGACGCCGGGGTGCCTTCCACCGTGCTGAGTTTTCAGGCTTTCATGGCGGTCATCCCGGCCGGCGCTCTGCTGCTGATTTTCACGCTGGGCGATGCGCAGGCGCTGGCGGGCGGCGAGTGGATGATGATGGCCGGCGGGGTGCTGTTCGGGGTGCTGGGCTATTACGGCATTGTGACGGCGATGCGGGTTGGCGATGCCTCGGCGGTGACGCCGTTCCGCTATACAAGGCTGCTGTTTTCGATCCTTGCAGGCGTTATTGTCTTTGGCGAGCGCCCCGATACGCTGACCCTGGCAGGGTCGGCGCTGATTATCGCATCCGGTCTTTATACCTTTGTCCGGGAGCAGCGGCTGGCCCGGCGGGCGCGGCGCGCGGCTGCTGCTGCTGCTGCGGCCTGA
- the eno gene encoding phosphopyruvate hydratase has product MSTIIDIHAREILDSRGNPTVEVDVILEDGTMGRAAVPSGASTGAYEAVEKRDGDKSRYMGKGVLEAVAAVNGEIAEELVGFDACEQVAVDMAMIELDGTENKARLGANAILGVSMAVAKAAADFTTQPLYRYIGGTSARVLPVPMMNIINGGEHADNPIDIQEFMIMPVAAENIRDAVRMGSEVFHTLKKELSAAGLSTGIGDEGGFAPNIASTREALDFVLKSIEKAGYKPGEEIHLALDCAATEYYKDGKYVLSGEGKTLSSEENVAYLAALVNDYPIISIEDGMGEDDWDGWKALTQEIGDKVQLVGDDLFVTNPARLAEGIERGCANSMLVKVNQIGTLTETLKAVDMAHRARYTNVMSHRSGETEDATIADLAVATNCGQIKTGSLARSDRLAKYNQLIRIEEMLGEVAEYAGRSILKR; this is encoded by the coding sequence ATGAGCACCATTATCGACATTCACGCCCGTGAGATTCTCGACAGCCGGGGCAACCCGACGGTTGAGGTCGACGTGATCCTGGAAGACGGCACCATGGGCCGCGCTGCAGTGCCCTCGGGTGCGTCGACCGGCGCCTATGAGGCGGTGGAAAAACGCGACGGCGACAAATCCCGTTACATGGGCAAGGGTGTGCTGGAAGCGGTTGCGGCAGTGAACGGTGAGATCGCCGAGGAGCTGGTCGGCTTTGACGCTTGTGAGCAGGTCGCCGTGGATATGGCGATGATTGAGCTGGACGGCACCGAGAACAAAGCCCGCCTGGGCGCCAACGCCATCCTGGGCGTGTCGATGGCGGTGGCCAAGGCGGCAGCCGATTTCACCACCCAGCCGCTGTACCGCTATATCGGCGGCACCTCGGCGCGGGTGCTGCCAGTGCCGATGATGAACATCATCAACGGCGGCGAGCATGCCGACAACCCGATCGACATTCAGGAATTCATGATCATGCCGGTGGCCGCGGAGAACATCCGCGACGCGGTGCGCATGGGGTCCGAAGTGTTCCACACTCTGAAAAAAGAGCTGTCGGCGGCAGGCCTTTCGACCGGTATCGGCGACGAGGGCGGCTTTGCCCCTAACATCGCCTCGACCCGCGAAGCGCTGGATTTTGTTCTGAAATCCATCGAAAAGGCTGGTTATAAGCCGGGCGAGGAAATCCACCTGGCGCTCGATTGCGCGGCGACCGAGTATTACAAGGATGGCAAATACGTGCTGTCCGGCGAGGGCAAGACCCTGTCGTCGGAAGAGAACGTGGCCTATCTGGCGGCGCTGGTGAACGACTATCCGATCATCTCGATCGAGGACGGCATGGGCGAAGATGACTGGGACGGCTGGAAGGCGCTGACCCAGGAGATCGGCGATAAGGTGCAGCTGGTGGGAGACGATCTGTTTGTGACCAACCCGGCGCGTCTGGCCGAGGGCATCGAGCGCGGCTGCGCCAACTCGATGCTGGTGAAGGTGAACCAGATCGGCACCCTGACCGAGACCCTGAAGGCAGTCGATATGGCCCACCGCGCGCGCTACACCAACGTGATGTCGCACCGCTCGGGCGAGACCGAGGACGCGACCATCGCCGACCTGGCGGTTGCCACCAACTGCGGCCAGATCAAGACCGGCTCGCTGGCGCGCTCTGACCGGCTCGCGAAGTACAACCAGCTGATCCGGATCGAGGAAATGCTGGGCGAAGTGGCCGAATACGCAGGCCGTTCGATCCTGAAGCGCTGA